Proteins co-encoded in one Christiangramia fulva genomic window:
- a CDS encoding capsule assembly Wzi family protein, translating into MEVSGAIGTSAFVSSKPELTFWFYSNKEGIIDKNSDFLLYSSLGVDYYTYSGFSIEAKANLAYNNSQDEIIPHELYLRLYNEFYELNFGRIRRRNFFNGISATNQNIIWSNNALPLWGVSFNSLRTIYLTEKFGFEFEWSESFLDDPRWVKNSFVHHKVLSLVYGSIEDFQVKLGINHYAQWGGTSISEGEQPASFEDDYLRIVFALPGGRDSNETEQHIALGNHIGSYVLQVSKHYNDFDLNFTYNSIFEDRKGSRLGNFPDGRYGFHLSFAEERALVSDIHYDFLYTRNQSNHLNEAIASDYFNNDTFRSGWTYYNRILGAPFFDYSAKANRVVGNKFLTHHIGIAGSFSNYFVSYPYKLLISHVHKEGRYFNYYEPDRNELYLNYEMGLLQRPFNLSIQLGTEFSNVAEPIFGAGVRLEKRF; encoded by the coding sequence GTGGAGGTTTCCGGCGCAATTGGGACTTCGGCTTTTGTCTCTTCCAAACCCGAACTTACCTTCTGGTTCTATTCCAATAAGGAAGGGATCATAGATAAGAATTCCGATTTTCTGCTTTACTCCAGTCTGGGAGTAGATTATTATACCTATTCCGGCTTCAGCATTGAAGCCAAAGCGAATCTAGCCTACAACAATAGCCAGGATGAAATTATTCCCCATGAGTTATACCTGCGATTGTATAATGAGTTCTATGAACTCAATTTTGGAAGGATAAGACGTAGGAACTTCTTTAACGGGATCTCTGCGACCAACCAGAACATCATCTGGTCTAATAATGCCTTGCCACTCTGGGGTGTTAGCTTTAACTCGCTAAGGACGATCTATCTTACAGAAAAATTTGGATTTGAGTTCGAATGGTCCGAGTCTTTTTTGGACGATCCCCGATGGGTGAAGAACAGTTTTGTTCACCACAAGGTTTTAAGTTTGGTGTATGGAAGTATAGAAGACTTTCAGGTGAAGCTGGGAATAAATCATTACGCGCAATGGGGAGGAACTTCAATTTCAGAGGGTGAACAGCCGGCCAGCTTCGAAGATGACTATTTACGTATCGTTTTTGCCTTGCCCGGAGGCCGGGATTCCAATGAAACCGAACAGCATATAGCACTTGGGAATCATATTGGCAGTTATGTACTTCAGGTTTCAAAACATTATAATGATTTTGATCTTAACTTTACTTACAACAGTATCTTTGAGGACCGAAAAGGAAGCAGGCTGGGGAATTTTCCCGATGGACGATATGGTTTCCATCTTTCTTTTGCTGAAGAACGGGCTTTGGTTTCCGATATCCACTATGATTTCCTTTACACCCGCAATCAGAGCAATCATTTGAATGAAGCCATCGCCAGTGATTACTTCAACAACGATACTTTCAGGTCGGGCTGGACCTATTATAACCGCATCCTCGGAGCGCCCTTTTTTGATTACAGTGCAAAGGCAAACCGGGTAGTCGGCAATAAGTTCCTGACTCATCATATTGGTATTGCCGGGAGCTTCAGCAATTACTTTGTGAGCTATCCCTATAAACTTCTTATCTCGCACGTTCATAAAGAAGGCAGGTATTTTAACTACTATGAGCCCGACAGGAATGAGCTTTACCTTAATTACGAAATGGGACTTCTTCAAAGACCTTTCAATCTCTCCATCCAACTGGGGACAGAATTCTCGAATGTTGCCGAGCCGATCTTTGGGGCGGGTGTGAGGCTGGAAAAGAGGTTCTAA
- a CDS encoding metallophosphatase domain-containing protein, with protein MRLICLADTHNLHHEIPIPEGDILIHAGDCTDGGTWNETRDFLNWFSSQPHKYKILVPGNHDFFFQKKENLEKIPKNIHLLIDRGMEIEGKSFWGSPMIPGKAGWAFNRERGAEIRTHWDLIPKNTDILITHTPPYGILDEIGSGIKLGCKELAEKVKKVQPKLHLFGHIHHSAGQTSYLGTKFYNLSLLDERFRIMHDPLNLVL; from the coding sequence ATGCGGCTGATCTGTCTTGCCGACACTCATAACCTTCATCATGAAATTCCTATTCCGGAAGGAGATATTCTTATCCACGCCGGAGATTGTACCGATGGAGGTACCTGGAATGAAACACGGGATTTCCTGAACTGGTTTTCCTCGCAACCCCATAAGTATAAAATACTCGTCCCGGGGAACCATGATTTCTTTTTTCAAAAAAAGGAAAATCTGGAAAAGATTCCGAAGAATATACACCTTTTAATAGACAGGGGAATGGAGATAGAAGGTAAGAGCTTCTGGGGTAGCCCCATGATTCCCGGGAAAGCCGGCTGGGCTTTTAACCGTGAAAGGGGAGCTGAAATAAGAACACACTGGGATCTAATTCCCAAAAACACCGATATTCTAATCACCCATACCCCTCCCTACGGAATCCTGGATGAAATTGGTAGCGGCATTAAATTAGGCTGTAAAGAACTGGCAGAAAAGGTGAAAAAAGTTCAGCCAAAACTGCATTTGTTTGGCCATATTCATCATTCTGCAGGACAAACCTCTTATTTAGGAACGAAGTTTTACAACCTCTCGCTTCTTGATGAGAGGTTCAGGATCATGCATGATCCGTTGAACCTGGTACTCTAG
- a CDS encoding universal stress protein — translation MKNILVPTDFSEQAEKALKVAAQLARRFGSDIYLLHMLELPLQLVDPVNGSSQNLPEAIFFMKLAHQRFSKLMAKPYLKGIKVHETVEFHRAFDGIMEISKEKKCDLIVMGSHGASGFKEMFIGSNTEKVVRHSQIPVLVIKKEIDTFKVKNFIFATDANEEHKHTLRKAIKFANTLEAKLHLLFVNTPNNFMTSEEANKRLQKYCGENQENCQLHIYNDISVEKGILNFAKKMDSQLIGISTHGRKGLAHFFNGSISEDLVNHANKPVVTFKI, via the coding sequence ATGAAAAACATACTGGTTCCAACCGATTTCAGCGAGCAGGCTGAAAAAGCCCTCAAAGTGGCCGCACAACTCGCCCGGCGTTTTGGCAGCGACATCTATTTACTTCACATGCTGGAGCTGCCTTTACAGCTCGTTGACCCCGTGAACGGAAGCAGCCAGAACCTTCCTGAGGCTATATTTTTTATGAAACTCGCGCACCAGCGTTTTTCCAAACTTATGGCCAAACCTTATCTCAAAGGAATAAAAGTTCACGAAACTGTAGAATTTCATCGTGCTTTTGACGGAATCATGGAAATTAGCAAAGAGAAGAAATGCGACCTTATCGTCATGGGCTCTCACGGAGCAAGCGGCTTTAAAGAAATGTTTATTGGCTCCAATACCGAAAAGGTGGTGCGCCACTCTCAAATTCCCGTCCTGGTGATAAAAAAAGAGATCGATACCTTTAAAGTAAAGAACTTTATTTTTGCGACCGATGCCAATGAAGAACACAAACATACTTTGCGAAAAGCCATAAAATTTGCCAATACCCTCGAAGCAAAACTGCATTTGCTATTCGTAAACACTCCTAATAACTTTATGACCAGCGAAGAGGCCAATAAAAGGCTTCAGAAATATTGCGGAGAAAATCAGGAAAATTGCCAGTTACATATTTATAATGACATTAGTGTGGAAAAAGGCATTTTGAATTTCGCCAAAAAAATGGACTCGCAATTAATCGGGATCAGCACGCATGGCCGCAAAGGCCTGGCCCATTTCTTTAATGGGAGCATTAGCGAAGACCTTGTAAATCATGCCAACAAACCCGTGGTAACCTTCAAGATCTAA
- the rimP gene encoding ribosome assembly cofactor RimP: MLKEKVEKLAEKVFRENNSLFLISLEVNSGNHIKIVMDGDEGVSVNDCITVSRAIEHNLDRDEEDFSLEVTSAGVSEPLVMPRQYKKNIGRRLKVKTENAKFEGTLLEADDNEIKLSWKAREPKPVGKGKITVEKEVVLPYSEIVEAKVKITF, encoded by the coding sequence ATGCTGAAGGAGAAGGTAGAAAAGTTAGCAGAGAAGGTATTCCGGGAGAATAATTCCTTATTTTTAATAAGTCTCGAAGTTAACTCCGGCAATCATATTAAAATTGTGATGGACGGTGATGAAGGGGTTTCTGTAAACGACTGTATTACAGTAAGCCGCGCCATTGAGCATAATCTCGACAGGGATGAAGAGGATTTTTCTCTCGAAGTGACCTCGGCCGGAGTTTCTGAGCCGCTGGTGATGCCAAGACAATATAAAAAGAATATCGGCCGAAGGCTGAAGGTGAAGACCGAAAATGCTAAATTTGAGGGTACGCTTTTGGAGGCTGATGATAATGAAATAAAACTTTCCTGGAAAGCCCGGGAACCCAAGCCGGTAGGGAAAGGGAAGATCACAGTGGAGAAAGAGGTCGTGTTGCCTTATTCTGAAATTGTGGAAGCAAAAGTTAAAATAACATTTTAA
- the nusA gene encoding transcription termination factor NusA gives MENIALIESFSEFKDDKLIDRVTLMAILEDVFRNALKKKYGEDDNFDIIVNPDKGDLEIWRNRIVVADGEVEDPNREISLTQARKIEPDFEVGEDVSEEVKLSDLGRRAILALRQNLISKIHEHDNTNIYKQFKELEGEIYTAEVHHIRHRAIILLDDEGNEIVLPKDRQIPSDFFRKGENVRGIIESVELKGNKPTIIMSRTAPGFLEKLFEQEIPEVFDGLISIKRVVRVPGEKAKVAVDSYDDRIDPVGACVGMKGSRIHSIVRELGNENIDVINFTNNEQLFITRALSPAKITSIKLDEENKRAEVMLKPEEVSKAIGRGGHNIRLAGQLTGYEIDVFREGVEEDVELKEFADEIEDWVIEEFSKIGLDTAKSILEQDVDDLVRRTDLEEETIREVIAVLRAEFEE, from the coding sequence ATGGAAAATATCGCGTTGATTGAGTCATTCTCAGAGTTTAAAGACGATAAACTCATCGATCGTGTTACGTTGATGGCTATTTTAGAGGATGTTTTTAGAAATGCTTTGAAGAAAAAGTATGGAGAAGACGATAATTTTGATATTATTGTAAACCCTGATAAAGGCGACCTGGAAATTTGGAGGAACAGGATCGTGGTAGCCGATGGTGAAGTAGAAGATCCTAACAGGGAAATTTCCCTTACCCAGGCCCGAAAAATTGAGCCTGATTTTGAGGTTGGCGAAGATGTATCAGAAGAGGTAAAGCTATCAGATCTTGGAAGAAGAGCGATCCTGGCCCTGCGTCAGAATCTTATTTCTAAGATCCATGAGCATGACAATACTAATATTTATAAGCAGTTTAAAGAACTCGAAGGAGAGATCTATACTGCAGAAGTTCATCATATAAGGCACAGGGCCATCATTCTACTTGATGATGAAGGCAACGAGATCGTGCTTCCAAAAGACCGCCAGATTCCTTCCGATTTCTTCAGAAAAGGAGAAAATGTAAGAGGGATCATAGAAAGCGTGGAATTAAAAGGAAATAAACCAACCATCATCATGTCCCGAACCGCTCCCGGTTTCCTTGAGAAATTATTCGAACAGGAAATTCCCGAGGTTTTTGACGGTTTAATTAGCATTAAAAGAGTGGTACGAGTGCCTGGCGAAAAAGCCAAGGTGGCTGTAGATTCTTATGATGACAGGATTGATCCTGTAGGTGCCTGTGTGGGAATGAAAGGTTCAAGAATTCATAGCATTGTTCGTGAACTTGGTAATGAGAATATTGATGTGATCAATTTCACCAATAACGAACAGCTGTTCATTACCAGGGCTTTAAGTCCTGCAAAGATCACTTCTATCAAGCTTGATGAGGAAAACAAAAGAGCTGAAGTGATGTTAAAACCTGAAGAGGTTTCCAAGGCAATTGGCCGCGGCGGACATAATATACGTTTGGCAGGACAATTGACGGGATATGAAATAGACGTCTTCCGCGAAGGAGTTGAAGAAGATGTTGAATTGAAAGAATTCGCCGATGAGATTGAAGATTGGGTGATAGAGGAATTTTCAAAGATCGGCCTTGATACGGCAAAAAGTATTCTGGAGCAGGATGTTGATGACCTCGTTCGACGTACCGATCTTGAAGAAGAGACCATCCGCGAAGTGATAGCGGTTCTAAGGGCCGAATTCGAAGAATAA
- the infB gene encoding translation initiation factor IF-2, which translates to MAEAKTMRLNKVLREFNISLDRAVEYLTSQGYEIDARPTTKISGEIYEVLSDEFQTDKSKKVASKEVGEERKKEKEELRKEIEEKRKAEEERREKQEKEKEKEKEKEEEIVSSRTKLEGPKTVGKIDLDKKPEKPAKEEPKKEEAKKEEPKKEEEKPLAKEEKKEEPAAKAPEKAEEKKEEKKEEKQEEPAEESNKIETKYTKLDGPNFTGKKIDLSQFKKPQKKKEEKKSDEDDKKDKRKKRRRRISKDVKGGGAPGGGKRGSRKRGKPITKEEPTEEEVQKQVRETLEKLQGKSSKGKGAKYRREKRDQHRQRSEQDLAQQESDEKVLKVTEFVTVSEVATMMDVPVTKVISACMSLGMMVTMNQRLDAETLTIVAEEFGYDVEFVTADIDEEKEEIKENPEDLEPRAPIVTVMGHVDHGKTSLLDYIRQENVIAGESGGITQHIGAYSVELEGGQKITFLDTPGHEAFTAMRARGAQVTDIAIIVIAADDDVMPQTKEAISHAQAAGVPIVFAINKSDLPTANPEKIKEKLANMNLLVEDWGGKIQSHDISAKTGMGVKELLEKVLLEAEILELQANPDKLANGTVVEAFLDRGRGYVATILVQSGTLKIGDYVLAGRHSGKVKAMHDERGKEVKEAGPSTPVSILGLDGAPQAGDKFKVMEDEREAKDIASKRTQLQREQNVRTQRHITLDEIGRRIALGDFKELNIILKGDVDGSVEALTDSFQKLSTEEIQVNIIHKGVGAITESDVLLASASDAIIIGFNVRPAGNARQVADKEEIDIRTYSIIYDAINDLKDAMEGMLSPELKEEITGTAEIRETFKISKIGTIAGCMVTSGKIYRSAGIRLIRDGVVVYTGELASLKRFKDDVKEVSKGYDCGIQIKNYNDIKEGDVIEAFREVEVKKTLK; encoded by the coding sequence ATGGCAGAAGCGAAAACAATGCGATTAAATAAGGTTCTACGTGAGTTCAATATCTCGTTAGACAGAGCTGTGGAATATCTTACTTCCCAGGGATACGAGATAGACGCACGTCCCACCACAAAGATCTCGGGAGAGATTTATGAGGTGCTTTCTGATGAGTTCCAAACCGATAAGAGTAAAAAAGTAGCTTCTAAAGAAGTGGGTGAGGAGCGCAAGAAAGAGAAGGAGGAATTGCGTAAAGAGATTGAAGAAAAGCGTAAAGCCGAAGAAGAAAGAAGGGAAAAGCAGGAGAAGGAGAAAGAGAAGGAGAAGGAAAAAGAAGAGGAAATTGTAAGTTCTCGTACCAAGCTCGAAGGGCCAAAAACGGTGGGAAAAATAGACCTGGATAAAAAACCGGAAAAACCTGCCAAGGAGGAGCCTAAGAAAGAAGAAGCTAAGAAAGAGGAGCCTAAGAAAGAAGAGGAAAAACCTTTAGCAAAAGAAGAAAAGAAAGAAGAGCCTGCCGCAAAAGCTCCTGAAAAAGCCGAAGAGAAAAAAGAGGAAAAGAAAGAAGAAAAGCAGGAAGAACCCGCTGAGGAGTCTAATAAAATTGAGACCAAATACACCAAACTTGACGGTCCTAATTTTACAGGTAAGAAGATCGATCTATCCCAGTTTAAAAAACCTCAAAAGAAAAAAGAAGAAAAGAAATCTGATGAAGACGACAAAAAAGACAAGCGGAAGAAACGTCGTCGTCGCATTAGTAAAGATGTAAAAGGCGGAGGCGCACCAGGAGGTGGCAAGAGAGGAAGCCGTAAAAGAGGTAAGCCAATCACCAAAGAAGAGCCTACTGAGGAAGAAGTACAAAAACAGGTTCGGGAAACCCTTGAAAAACTTCAGGGAAAATCCAGCAAGGGGAAAGGCGCCAAATACCGCCGGGAAAAAAGAGACCAGCACAGGCAACGTTCTGAGCAGGATCTTGCACAACAGGAATCTGATGAAAAAGTATTAAAGGTAACCGAATTTGTTACCGTTAGCGAGGTCGCAACCATGATGGATGTGCCGGTTACCAAGGTAATCTCGGCCTGTATGTCCCTTGGGATGATGGTAACCATGAATCAGCGTCTGGATGCTGAGACATTGACAATTGTGGCTGAAGAATTTGGCTATGATGTTGAATTCGTTACTGCCGATATTGATGAAGAAAAAGAAGAAATTAAGGAAAATCCTGAGGATCTTGAGCCAAGAGCTCCTATAGTTACCGTTATGGGTCACGTTGACCACGGTAAAACATCCTTGCTGGATTATATCCGTCAGGAAAATGTGATCGCCGGTGAAAGTGGTGGTATCACACAGCATATTGGAGCTTACAGCGTAGAACTCGAAGGCGGACAAAAGATCACCTTCCTGGATACGCCGGGTCACGAGGCCTTTACCGCTATGCGTGCACGTGGTGCCCAGGTAACTGATATCGCGATTATCGTGATCGCTGCAGATGATGATGTAATGCCGCAAACAAAAGAGGCTATCTCTCACGCTCAGGCCGCCGGAGTGCCTATTGTTTTCGCAATAAATAAATCTGATCTTCCAACGGCGAATCCTGAAAAGATAAAGGAAAAACTCGCCAATATGAATCTTCTTGTAGAAGATTGGGGAGGTAAGATCCAGTCTCATGATATTTCAGCAAAAACCGGAATGGGAGTAAAAGAATTGCTTGAAAAAGTTCTTTTGGAAGCTGAAATTCTCGAGCTTCAGGCTAATCCCGATAAACTTGCCAACGGTACTGTAGTAGAAGCCTTCCTTGACAGGGGTCGCGGATACGTAGCCACTATTCTTGTACAATCTGGTACTTTGAAGATCGGTGATTATGTACTTGCCGGCCGCCATAGTGGTAAGGTTAAAGCCATGCATGACGAACGCGGAAAAGAGGTTAAAGAGGCCGGGCCTTCTACACCTGTTTCCATACTTGGTCTTGACGGGGCGCCACAGGCAGGTGATAAATTCAAGGTGATGGAAGATGAGCGCGAAGCCAAAGACATTGCTTCAAAGCGCACTCAGTTGCAGCGTGAACAAAATGTTAGAACGCAGCGCCATATCACCCTGGACGAGATTGGAAGACGAATCGCCCTTGGAGATTTCAAAGAACTTAATATCATTCTTAAAGGTGATGTTGATGGATCTGTGGAAGCGCTTACCGATAGTTTCCAGAAACTTTCTACGGAAGAGATCCAGGTGAATATCATACATAAAGGAGTTGGAGCAATTACCGAAAGTGATGTGTTGTTGGCTTCCGCTTCAGATGCAATCATCATAGGATTTAATGTACGTCCTGCCGGAAATGCCCGCCAGGTTGCAGATAAGGAAGAGATCGATATCAGAACATATTCAATTATCTATGATGCGATCAACGACCTGAAAGATGCGATGGAAGGAATGCTTTCTCCTGAACTTAAGGAAGAGATCACCGGTACGGCAGAGATCAGGGAAACCTTTAAGATCTCCAAGATCGGTACCATTGCCGGATGTATGGTGACTTCTGGTAAGATCTACCGCAGTGCCGGAATAAGGCTTATTCGCGATGGAGTAGTTGTTTATACCGGAGAACTGGCTTCTTTGAAACGTTTTAAAGATGATGTAAAAGAAGTTTCTAAAGGTTATGACTGCGGAATCCAGATCAAGAACTATAATGATATCAAAGAAGGTGATGTGATCGAGGCATTCAGAGAAGTTGAGGTCAAGAAAACACTGAAATAA
- a CDS encoding SPOR domain-containing protein encodes MNKKNLFYTISLCIFSLFITQKMFSQQGNANIQQSEKIEKLMEVKTELNKNNKIGDRYVIQLFYGDNGEANEVKKKYDELLFEYPSQIVYEAPNYKVWVGNFRSRLEADRALLIIKESFPAAFIPKPRRK; translated from the coding sequence ATGAATAAAAAGAATCTCTTTTATACCATTTCCCTTTGTATTTTTTCCCTTTTCATTACCCAAAAGATGTTTTCCCAACAGGGAAATGCTAATATCCAGCAAAGCGAAAAGATCGAAAAACTCATGGAAGTAAAAACCGAATTGAATAAAAACAACAAGATTGGTGATCGTTATGTAATTCAGCTTTTTTATGGGGATAATGGCGAAGCCAATGAAGTGAAAAAAAAGTATGATGAACTACTTTTTGAATATCCTTCGCAAATTGTTTATGAAGCCCCGAATTATAAGGTTTGGGTAGGAAATTTCAGGAGCAGGCTGGAAGCTGACCGTGCCCTGCTTATAATAAAGGAAAGTTTTCCCGCAGCATTCATCCCTAAACCTCGCAGAAAATAG
- a CDS encoding c-type cytochrome, whose amino-acid sequence MKKVNYRHSTSRQLLLSVAFLISFTLAGFSQEQAAGDSAAQKQEQSGGQVEGQSAGTAELGDSAAGKDLFNTLCASCHKPYSDMVGPALHGVTDRQNLDWIHKWVHNSAALIASGDPDANAIYEKFNQTAMPAFPQLSDQDINNILAYVEQPKPEPKAAATGAGNAQAGAQDGSGVSTDVILGILVFVLVVLLVILFLVNKTLRNFAEASGIQLPEKPKRKPIWKAFVENQFLLVVSTIIVLLAVGYFAYGFMMQVGIDQGYQPIQPIHFSHRIHAGDNQIDCKYCHSSARTSKTSGIPSLNVCMNCHKAIAEVAPETATEDFSKEYYDGEIAKLYNATGWDPSTRTYSGDEKPVKWERIHNLPDFAYFNHSQHVTVAGVQCQKCHGPIQEMEVVYQNAPLTMGWCVNCHRTTNVRMEGNDYYKKMHEELSKKYGVEELTAAEMGSIECGKCHY is encoded by the coding sequence ATGAAAAAGGTGAATTACCGCCATTCAACTTCGCGACAACTACTTTTAAGCGTAGCATTTTTAATTTCTTTTACATTAGCGGGTTTCTCTCAGGAGCAGGCGGCAGGTGATTCTGCTGCGCAGAAACAGGAGCAGTCTGGAGGCCAGGTAGAAGGCCAGAGTGCCGGAACTGCTGAGCTTGGAGATTCTGCGGCCGGGAAAGATTTATTTAACACGCTGTGTGCTTCCTGTCATAAACCTTATTCAGATATGGTGGGGCCGGCATTACATGGAGTGACCGATCGCCAGAACCTTGACTGGATCCATAAGTGGGTGCATAATTCGGCTGCCCTTATTGCTTCAGGTGATCCTGATGCCAATGCGATTTATGAGAAGTTTAATCAAACGGCGATGCCTGCCTTTCCGCAGCTAAGCGATCAGGATATCAATAATATTCTCGCTTATGTAGAGCAGCCAAAACCGGAACCTAAAGCAGCCGCGACAGGTGCTGGAAATGCCCAGGCCGGTGCGCAGGACGGAAGTGGAGTTTCAACGGATGTGATCCTGGGAATTCTTGTTTTCGTACTTGTTGTGCTCCTGGTGATTCTTTTCCTTGTTAATAAGACGCTTCGGAATTTTGCTGAAGCCTCCGGAATTCAACTTCCTGAAAAACCAAAAAGAAAACCTATCTGGAAAGCTTTTGTGGAAAATCAGTTCCTATTAGTTGTGAGTACAATCATAGTGCTGCTGGCTGTTGGGTATTTCGCTTACGGATTTATGATGCAGGTAGGTATTGACCAGGGCTATCAGCCAATCCAGCCTATACATTTCTCCCATAGAATTCACGCCGGTGACAACCAGATTGACTGTAAATACTGTCACTCCTCTGCAAGAACTTCCAAAACTTCAGGAATTCCTTCGTTGAATGTTTGTATGAACTGTCATAAGGCAATCGCTGAAGTGGCTCCCGAAACTGCAACTGAAGATTTCTCTAAAGAATATTATGATGGCGAGATCGCTAAATTATATAATGCTACCGGATGGGATCCTTCAACCAGAACTTATTCGGGTGATGAAAAACCGGTGAAATGGGAAAGGATACATAACCTTCCTGATTTTGCGTATTTTAATCACTCACAGCACGTAACTGTTGCCGGGGTACAGTGTCAAAAATGTCACGGCCCTATTCAGGAAATGGAGGTTGTATATCAAAATGCTCCTCTTACCATGGGCTGGTGTGTGAATTGCCACAGAACAACAAATGTTCGTATGGAAGGCAATGACTACTACAAGAAAATGCACGAAGAATTATCTAAAAAATATGGAGTAGAAGAGCTTACAGCCGCCGAAATGGGATCTATTGAATGCGGTAAGTGCCACTACTAA